In Streptomyces sp. SN-593, a single genomic region encodes these proteins:
- a CDS encoding type I polyketide synthase gives MNGQKQNDAIPADIAVIGMGCRFPGADNPDQYWQNIREGVESIRFFDDDELRAAGVPAHMLASPRYVPASAALQEAEDFDADYFGYVAREAELMDPQHRLFLECALWAMEDAGYDPARYPGLVGVYAGSTMNTYLLVNLIGNRRMLDAVGDHATMIGNDKDYLALRVAYKLNLQGPAVSVQSACSTSLTAIHLAAQAILAGECDMAIAGGASLRMPHNAGYLQNATASEDGHCRSFDADSTGSVVGNGAGAVLLKHLDDALRDGDHIHAVIAGTSIGNDGRAKASFTAPGVDGQARAAAGAIASAGLTADVIDYVEAHGTGTPLGDPIEVAGLTKAYRLTTDRSNYCAIGSVKPNIGHLDAAAGVAGFIKTVMCLKNKSIPPVLHFRTPNPEIDFASGPFYVPTELLPMEGEPGRPRYASVHSLGMGGANAHVVLREAPDPVVGAPEPGSQLVVLSARSRPALAERMEQTARWMRENPGAVLADVAHTLQVGRTEHEYRASVVARDLADAASALGAKGSGRVRSSETADEAGSVVFLFPGQGSQSVGMGAELHRTEPVFRDAVDECLALMPAEVADRLRPLLLTRRDPSADGLTSTDLAQPALFTVEYALARLLLSYGVEPAAMLGHSIGEYVAATLAGVFSLADALSVVAARGRMVAALPGGSMLGVPLPEARVRELIGDRELSIAAVNGSALVSVAGTHQEVDDFEAQLRADGVVSRRLKVSHAFHSAMLDPVLADFTAEVAKAALTPPAIPVVSGVTGMPLTDEQATDPGYWARQLRETVRFADGLREAVAAPGRVLIEVGPGRQLSALAASELGARSAPVATLMPAADQRGSEQAALLDGLAELWHQGVRIDWEHTHRHPRLRVPLPTYPFQRTRCWIDAAPDDAAVALEEVPRGPEEWIHRPRWVELPRATGGTGTTATTGTDAVPGAVLVLSDRSGVGAALGERLTALGSRVTLVDAGADPGAALKTALDTPGSRPDVVVHLRALDAAPADTVEQEQAAGLRSLLDILPAGGARPPRLLHVTRHVFDVTGEDPVRPGLATAVGLCRVVPQETSWDCRVLELDPRDPGGRLPETVADLLAELGDTASQASPVALRGRNRFVRAHVRVHAGNQVPSAQGTHLLVGGLGMIGRTLAAEILRDPAAHVVLYDRADPAALAPTARRQLEELRALGGDRLTVRRGDAEDTGALTAAVHEAARPDGRLAGVVYTPGMSVTEGIRSVLDSSPELFAQHMATKMTGLHALDAALEDVAYDRCLIVGSLSSLLGGVGGAAYTAANWYADTYVALRNRTAARRWTNVQWEHWREADTAGLRDAADCGPQEARQLYRLLTAVREDGPFTVCAADPDLREALARQAEAGAGAAARPADDGPAAPSAGTAKARPKMSVPYVAPRDETEEYVAGLWRDLLGIDGIGVRDSFFELGGQSLLAMQLVGRLRDAHGIELPLGEIFQEATVATIAQLIRAAGETPPAGGPKAAPAAGQEPATEEEPAADVEVGEVASAELEALLNEIEGLSSADVEAALGAEGEEDA, from the coding sequence TTGAACGGTCAGAAGCAGAACGACGCGATCCCCGCCGACATCGCGGTGATCGGTATGGGTTGCCGGTTCCCCGGTGCGGACAACCCGGACCAGTACTGGCAGAACATCCGCGAGGGCGTCGAGTCGATCCGGTTCTTCGACGATGACGAACTGCGGGCCGCCGGCGTGCCCGCCCACATGCTGGCAAGCCCCCGCTACGTGCCGGCGTCCGCCGCCCTGCAGGAGGCGGAGGACTTCGACGCCGACTACTTCGGATACGTGGCCCGCGAAGCCGAGCTGATGGACCCCCAGCACCGGCTCTTCCTGGAGTGCGCCCTGTGGGCCATGGAGGACGCGGGCTACGACCCGGCCCGCTACCCGGGGCTGGTCGGCGTGTACGCGGGCTCCACCATGAACACCTACCTGCTGGTCAACCTCATCGGCAACCGGCGGATGCTGGACGCGGTCGGGGACCACGCCACCATGATCGGCAACGACAAGGACTACCTGGCACTGCGGGTCGCCTACAAGCTGAACCTCCAGGGTCCGGCCGTCTCCGTGCAGTCCGCCTGCTCCACCTCCCTCACCGCGATCCACCTCGCCGCGCAGGCGATCCTGGCCGGCGAGTGCGACATGGCCATAGCCGGCGGGGCGTCGCTGCGGATGCCCCACAACGCCGGCTACCTTCAGAACGCCACCGCCTCGGAGGACGGCCACTGCCGCAGCTTCGACGCCGACTCCACCGGCAGCGTGGTGGGCAACGGCGCCGGAGCGGTGCTGCTCAAGCACCTCGACGACGCGCTGCGCGACGGCGACCACATCCACGCCGTCATCGCCGGCACCTCGATCGGCAACGACGGCCGGGCCAAGGCGAGTTTCACCGCGCCGGGCGTCGACGGCCAGGCCCGCGCCGCCGCCGGCGCCATCGCCTCGGCCGGTCTGACCGCGGACGTCATCGACTACGTCGAGGCGCACGGCACCGGAACGCCGCTGGGCGACCCGATCGAGGTCGCCGGGCTCACCAAGGCGTACCGGCTCACCACCGACCGCTCGAACTACTGCGCCATAGGCTCGGTCAAGCCCAACATCGGCCACCTCGACGCCGCCGCCGGGGTGGCCGGCTTCATCAAGACCGTCATGTGCCTGAAGAACAAGTCCATCCCGCCGGTGCTGCACTTCCGCACCCCCAACCCCGAGATCGACTTCGCGTCCGGCCCGTTCTACGTGCCGACGGAGCTGCTGCCGATGGAGGGCGAGCCGGGCCGGCCGCGCTACGCCTCGGTGCACTCGCTCGGCATGGGCGGCGCCAACGCGCACGTGGTGCTGCGCGAGGCCCCCGACCCGGTGGTCGGCGCACCGGAGCCCGGCAGCCAGCTCGTGGTGCTCTCCGCGCGCAGCAGGCCGGCCCTCGCCGAGCGGATGGAGCAGACCGCCCGCTGGATGCGTGAGAACCCCGGCGCCGTACTGGCCGATGTGGCCCACACCCTCCAGGTCGGACGGACCGAGCACGAGTACCGGGCCAGCGTGGTGGCGCGGGACCTGGCCGACGCCGCGAGCGCCCTGGGCGCCAAGGGTTCGGGACGTGTCCGCAGCTCGGAGACCGCGGACGAGGCCGGTTCCGTGGTGTTCCTCTTCCCCGGCCAGGGCAGCCAGAGCGTCGGCATGGGAGCCGAACTCCACCGCACCGAACCGGTGTTCCGGGACGCGGTCGACGAGTGCCTCGCCCTGATGCCCGCCGAGGTCGCCGACCGCCTGCGGCCGCTGCTGCTGACCCGCCGCGACCCCTCGGCCGACGGCCTGACCTCGACCGACCTCGCCCAGCCCGCGCTGTTCACCGTCGAGTACGCGCTCGCCCGGTTGCTGCTCTCGTACGGTGTGGAACCCGCGGCCATGCTCGGGCACAGCATCGGCGAGTACGTGGCCGCGACCCTGGCGGGCGTCTTCAGCCTGGCCGACGCGTTGTCGGTGGTGGCCGCGCGCGGCCGGATGGTGGCGGCCCTGCCGGGCGGCTCGATGCTCGGCGTGCCGCTGCCCGAGGCCCGGGTCCGCGAGCTGATCGGCGACCGGGAACTGTCGATCGCCGCGGTCAACGGCTCGGCGCTGGTCTCCGTCGCCGGAACGCACCAGGAGGTGGACGACTTCGAGGCCCAGCTGCGCGCCGACGGCGTGGTGAGCCGGCGGCTGAAAGTCTCCCACGCCTTCCACTCCGCGATGCTCGACCCCGTCCTGGCCGACTTCACCGCCGAAGTGGCCAAGGCGGCGCTCACCCCCCCTGCGATCCCGGTGGTCTCCGGTGTCACCGGGATGCCGCTGACCGATGAGCAGGCCACCGACCCCGGCTACTGGGCACGGCAGTTGCGCGAGACCGTCCGGTTCGCCGACGGCCTGCGGGAGGCCGTGGCCGCGCCCGGCCGCGTCCTGATCGAGGTCGGTCCGGGCCGCCAGTTGTCGGCGCTGGCCGCCAGCGAGTTGGGGGCGCGGTCCGCGCCCGTGGCCACCCTGATGCCCGCCGCCGACCAGCGCGGCAGCGAACAGGCGGCCCTGCTCGACGGGCTCGCCGAGCTGTGGCACCAGGGTGTCCGCATCGACTGGGAGCACACCCACCGGCACCCCCGCCTGCGGGTGCCGCTGCCCACCTACCCCTTCCAGCGCACCCGGTGCTGGATCGACGCCGCACCGGACGACGCGGCCGTCGCGCTGGAGGAGGTGCCCAGGGGGCCGGAGGAGTGGATCCACCGGCCGCGCTGGGTGGAGTTGCCGCGCGCGACGGGCGGAACCGGGACCACCGCGACCACCGGGACCGATGCCGTGCCGGGCGCCGTCCTGGTGCTGTCCGACCGGTCCGGTGTCGGTGCGGCGCTCGGCGAGCGGCTGACCGCACTGGGCAGCCGCGTCACGCTGGTGGACGCCGGCGCCGACCCCGGTGCCGCCCTGAAGACGGCTCTGGACACGCCCGGCTCCCGCCCGGACGTCGTGGTGCACCTGCGGGCGCTGGACGCCGCTCCCGCGGACACCGTCGAGCAGGAGCAGGCAGCCGGTCTGCGGTCGCTGCTCGACATCCTGCCGGCCGGCGGGGCCCGGCCGCCTCGGTTGCTCCACGTCACCCGTCACGTGTTCGACGTGACCGGCGAGGATCCGGTGCGGCCGGGCCTGGCCACCGCGGTCGGGTTGTGCCGGGTGGTGCCGCAGGAGACGTCCTGGGACTGCCGGGTGCTCGAACTCGACCCGCGCGATCCGGGCGGGCGGCTGCCGGAGACGGTGGCGGACCTGCTCGCCGAGTTGGGCGACACGGCGTCGCAGGCGTCCCCGGTGGCCCTCCGCGGCCGCAACCGGTTCGTCCGCGCGCACGTCCGGGTGCACGCCGGCAACCAGGTCCCCTCCGCGCAGGGCACCCATCTCCTGGTGGGCGGCCTCGGCATGATCGGCCGCACCCTGGCCGCGGAGATCCTGCGCGACCCCGCCGCCCACGTCGTGCTCTACGACCGCGCCGACCCCGCCGCGCTCGCCCCGACGGCGCGGCGGCAACTGGAGGAACTGCGCGCGCTCGGCGGCGACCGGCTGACCGTGCGCCGGGGCGACGCCGAGGACACCGGAGCACTGACCGCGGCGGTCCACGAGGCGGCGCGGCCGGACGGACGCCTCGCCGGGGTGGTCTACACCCCGGGCATGTCCGTCACCGAGGGCATCCGCTCCGTGCTGGACTCCTCACCCGAGCTGTTCGCGCAGCACATGGCCACCAAGATGACCGGGCTGCACGCTCTCGACGCGGCGTTGGAGGACGTGGCGTACGACCGCTGCCTGATCGTCGGATCGCTCTCCAGCCTGCTGGGCGGAGTGGGCGGGGCGGCCTACACGGCGGCCAACTGGTACGCCGACACCTACGTGGCGCTGCGCAACCGGACCGCGGCCCGGCGCTGGACCAACGTCCAGTGGGAGCACTGGCGGGAGGCCGACACCGCCGGTCTGCGTGACGCCGCCGACTGCGGACCGCAGGAGGCGAGGCAGCTCTACCGCCTGCTGACCGCGGTGCGCGAGGACGGGCCGTTCACCGTGTGCGCGGCCGACCCCGATCTGCGGGAGGCACTGGCCCGGCAGGCCGAGGCCGGCGCCGGCGCCGCCGCGCGGCCGGCCGACGACGGGCCGGCGGCACCTTCCGCCGGGACCGCCAAGGCCCGGCCGAAGATGTCCGTGCCCTACGTCGCGCCCCGCGACGAGACGGAGGAGTACGTCGCGGGCCTGTGGCGCGACCTGCTCGGCATCGACGGGATCGGGGTCCGCGACAGCTTCTTCGAGCTGGGCGGACAGTCCCTGCTGGCCATGCAACTGGTGGGGCGGCTGCGCGACGCCCACGGAATCGAGCTGCCCCTCGGCGAGATCTTCCAGGAGGCTACGGTGGCCACGATCGCCCAGCTCATCCGCGCCGCCGGTGAGACACCGCCGGCCGGCGGGCCGAAGGCCGCCCCGGCGGCGGGGCAGGAGCCGGCCACGGAAGAGGAGCCGGCCGCGGACGTGGAGGTCGGTGAGGTCGCCTCGGCGGAACTGGAGGCGCTGCTCAACGAGATCGAGGGGCTGTCGAGTGCCGACGTCGAGGCCGCGCTGGGCGCCGAGGGCGAGGAGGACGCCTGA
- a CDS encoding non-ribosomal peptide synthetase: MTSCPPPPSVTTLTERLRAHARNSPDKTAFRFLGDGEDVTDSLTYSELDAAARASAARLEALGEPGDRAVLAHTPGLSFVVDLLGCWYAGFVAVPVYPPVGRREIDTARDIAAATRPVAVLTDLPWAMEEITAGTPDAVVLEPLDRAERAPDGWSAPVVDTDASALLQFTSGSTGTPRGVVVSHRQLVANQGRMTTTYGQDEHSVVVSWLPLYHDMGLIGSVLHPLHLGATCVLLSPLSFLESPVRWLRALSRFGATISPAPNFAYELAVRKVGQDDLRTLDLTAWRTAINGGEPVRPETVASFAAHFAAAGFRPAAMTPSYGLAECTLLVSAENSGDAPGTAPVPGGEGETAVSCGAPPPSLLIVGADGTPVPDGELGEIWMTATDPSIGTGYWERPDATAELFAARTADGAGPYLRTGDLGFLADGRLHIAGRSKDVIVVRGRNHFPQDIESTVEQACPAIRKGCVAAFAVGERLVVVAEVRGDAGPDELSAVHADVARRHGLRLDHLFLIPRGTIPKTSSGKIRRRACRDAYRSGALQTVSPASPASPASPASPLDGAGGTGEGAVVPADGPDAALLALLGEVLGVPDAAGLSAGRALAELGLDSLRSVQLQHALQERFGRTVPLEELLYDATVGGLAEAVRAGAPDPGPAGGPDPSPGAGSTATVPNPGTGRHTPSGQDTSPGQDSAPDREPAPTASAGQQALWFLEHSSAGGSRYAVTRAARLRGGVDAEVLARAVREVMGRHEALRARWTVAGGRVTADPSGAPVPELVVLDAPADGLDALLAARAADPLDPEHGPLARITLIRPEGQDPVLLLSVHHIAADLWSLGLLLAQTGERYRELAEGTADALPPAPGMSEMVAAEHRLLTGPAGERMRGEWIDLLADGADSELRLPLDRPRPATRTWSGDLIRLPFGTALSEQVLATARRLGTTPFAVLLSCHAVLLARLSGERRFVVGVPTAVRPDARSGQVVGYCVNTLPLPLEVPAEGSFAGLVGDTAARFRRALAARQYPLPLIAAAVRPARDTARGPLFATMFGWTATPPGAPDGLSALAEEIPGRACRVGGLVLEAVPLPHTTVLADLDVSVAESDGELTLVLRYAGEVLDDVTVEELGGRLLRVAAAAVADQDAPISALTVLSDGERASLAELTVGRGPRPEPSRTMADCFADACAAHPDEPAVVSAGRTVTYSQLGAEVSVAAARLAGAAGSGAGAPVGVLLPPEPRFVTAVLAALTAGCCVVPLLPAFPEDRLRFVASDAGVAAVLTDRAHAARAARLAPGRPVVVLDDPAPPPAVRVQGPPSADTPAYVVHTSGTTGTPKGVPITHANVLPLLLWQRERFGLGPGVRLPQTLSLSFDFGLQEVFTTVLFGAALHFPEQAERLSAPGYARFVRRERLTILYLTPSFAAELAVAGVDMPSVCTVVLGGEMLTYEALRALTALVAPDAVFVNGYGPTEASINCSMRFIGVQEAAAGSGVVPVGPPTGRSRVGVLDPWDDPTVPGGFGEVVIGGPGVAAGYLNRPGTAGRAFTTGPDGRRRYRTGDLGSLRPDGDLVLFGRLDDQVKIRGFRVEPEEVRAVLLRHPDVLDAVVVVEGDGSRRRLAAGVVPGPGFGVDALRAWAAGHLPAHEVPTRIVPLDALPRTAHGKLDRARLDESLAAARPAPPVRGEPPTGAVERRVAEVWQEVLDIPRVGSHDNFFDLGGHSLLVAPLISRLEEELNLPGLPLMLLFEFSTVAELAAHLEILLHTGRPDDTDRPVVTGRTRRRGAQHIRITFG; encoded by the coding sequence ATGACGTCCTGCCCGCCTCCGCCGTCCGTCACGACGCTGACCGAACGGCTGCGTGCCCACGCCCGGAACAGCCCCGACAAGACGGCCTTCCGCTTCCTCGGCGACGGCGAGGACGTCACGGACTCCCTCACGTACTCCGAGCTGGACGCGGCAGCACGCGCGTCCGCCGCACGGCTGGAGGCACTGGGGGAACCGGGCGACAGGGCCGTACTCGCCCACACCCCGGGGCTGTCCTTCGTCGTCGACCTGCTCGGCTGCTGGTACGCGGGGTTCGTCGCCGTGCCGGTCTACCCGCCGGTCGGCCGACGGGAGATCGACACCGCCCGGGACATCGCCGCCGCGACCCGGCCGGTGGCCGTTCTCACCGATCTGCCGTGGGCCATGGAGGAGATCACGGCCGGGACGCCCGATGCGGTGGTGCTGGAACCGCTGGACCGCGCGGAACGGGCGCCGGACGGCTGGAGCGCGCCCGTCGTCGACACCGACGCGTCCGCGCTGCTCCAGTTCACCTCGGGCTCCACCGGCACCCCGCGCGGGGTGGTCGTCAGCCACCGCCAACTGGTCGCCAACCAGGGGCGGATGACGACGACGTACGGGCAGGACGAGCACAGCGTCGTGGTGAGCTGGCTGCCGCTGTACCACGACATGGGCCTCATCGGCTCGGTGCTCCACCCGCTCCACCTGGGAGCCACCTGTGTCCTGCTCTCGCCCCTGTCCTTCCTGGAGAGCCCGGTCCGCTGGCTGCGGGCCCTGTCCCGCTTCGGCGCGACGATCAGCCCGGCACCGAACTTCGCCTACGAGCTGGCGGTGCGCAAGGTCGGGCAGGACGACCTGCGCACACTGGACCTCACGGCCTGGCGGACAGCCATCAACGGCGGTGAGCCGGTACGGCCGGAGACCGTCGCCTCCTTCGCCGCGCACTTCGCCGCGGCCGGCTTCCGCCCCGCCGCGATGACGCCCAGCTACGGACTGGCGGAGTGCACCCTGCTGGTCTCGGCCGAGAACTCCGGCGACGCCCCCGGCACAGCGCCGGTCCCGGGCGGCGAGGGCGAGACGGCGGTCAGTTGCGGCGCCCCGCCGCCCTCGCTGTTGATCGTCGGGGCGGACGGCACCCCGGTCCCCGACGGCGAGCTGGGCGAGATCTGGATGACCGCCACCGACCCCAGCATCGGCACCGGGTACTGGGAGCGGCCCGACGCCACCGCCGAGCTGTTCGCGGCCCGGACGGCGGACGGCGCCGGGCCGTATCTGCGCACCGGGGACCTCGGCTTCCTGGCGGACGGCCGACTGCACATCGCCGGGCGCTCGAAGGACGTCATCGTGGTGCGCGGGCGCAACCACTTCCCTCAGGACATCGAGTCCACCGTCGAGCAGGCGTGCCCGGCGATCAGGAAGGGCTGTGTCGCGGCCTTCGCGGTCGGCGAGCGGCTGGTCGTGGTGGCCGAGGTCCGGGGCGACGCCGGCCCCGACGAGCTGTCCGCGGTCCATGCCGACGTCGCCCGTCGGCACGGTCTGCGCCTGGACCACCTCTTCCTCATCCCGCGGGGGACCATACCCAAGACGTCCAGCGGCAAGATCCGCCGCCGCGCCTGCCGGGACGCCTACCGTTCCGGCGCCCTCCAGACGGTGTCCCCGGCGTCCCCCGCGTCCCCGGCATCCCCGGCATCCCCGCTGGACGGGGCGGGCGGGACGGGCGAGGGCGCCGTGGTTCCGGCCGACGGGCCGGACGCCGCTCTCCTGGCGCTGCTGGGCGAGGTGCTGGGCGTGCCGGACGCCGCCGGCCTCTCGGCCGGCCGGGCACTGGCGGAGCTGGGGTTGGACTCGCTGCGTTCGGTCCAGCTCCAACACGCCCTCCAGGAGCGGTTCGGCCGCACCGTCCCGCTGGAGGAACTGCTGTACGACGCCACGGTGGGCGGCCTGGCGGAAGCGGTACGCGCCGGCGCCCCCGACCCGGGCCCGGCGGGCGGGCCGGACCCGTCACCCGGCGCCGGGAGTACGGCCACCGTCCCGAACCCCGGCACGGGTCGGCACACCCCCTCCGGCCAGGACACCTCTCCCGGCCAGGACAGCGCCCCCGACCGGGAGCCCGCGCCGACGGCTTCGGCCGGGCAGCAGGCGCTGTGGTTCCTGGAGCACTCCTCCGCCGGCGGCTCCCGCTACGCCGTGACGCGCGCCGCGCGGCTGCGCGGCGGCGTGGACGCCGAGGTGCTGGCCCGCGCGGTGCGCGAGGTGATGGGACGGCACGAAGCACTCCGCGCCCGGTGGACGGTGGCCGGCGGCCGGGTGACCGCCGACCCGTCAGGCGCGCCCGTCCCCGAACTGGTCGTCCTGGACGCCCCTGCCGACGGCCTCGACGCGCTGCTGGCCGCCCGCGCCGCTGACCCGCTCGACCCGGAACACGGGCCGCTGGCCCGGATCACCCTGATCCGGCCGGAAGGGCAGGACCCCGTCCTGCTGCTGTCGGTCCACCACATCGCCGCCGACCTGTGGTCGCTCGGCCTGCTGCTCGCCCAGACCGGAGAGCGCTACCGCGAACTGGCGGAGGGCACCGCCGACGCCCTGCCTCCCGCGCCCGGCATGTCCGAGATGGTCGCCGCCGAACACCGGCTGCTGACCGGGCCCGCGGGCGAACGGATGCGCGGGGAGTGGATCGACCTGCTGGCCGACGGGGCGGACAGCGAGCTGCGGCTGCCCCTGGACCGGCCGCGCCCGGCCACGCGCACCTGGTCGGGCGACCTGATCCGGCTGCCGTTCGGCACCGCTTTGAGCGAGCAGGTCCTGGCCACCGCCCGCCGGCTGGGCACCACGCCCTTCGCGGTACTGCTGAGTTGCCACGCGGTGCTGCTGGCGCGGCTGTCCGGCGAGCGCCGGTTCGTGGTGGGCGTACCGACCGCCGTGCGCCCCGACGCCCGCTCCGGCCAGGTGGTGGGCTACTGCGTGAACACCCTGCCGTTGCCGCTGGAGGTACCGGCGGAGGGCTCGTTCGCCGGGCTGGTCGGCGACACCGCCGCCCGCTTCCGGCGGGCCCTGGCCGCCCGGCAGTATCCGCTGCCGCTCATCGCCGCCGCGGTCCGGCCGGCCCGGGACACCGCGCGGGGCCCGCTGTTCGCCACCATGTTCGGCTGGACCGCGACGCCTCCTGGCGCCCCGGACGGCCTGTCCGCGCTCGCGGAGGAGATCCCCGGCCGCGCGTGCCGGGTGGGCGGTCTGGTGCTGGAAGCCGTACCGCTGCCGCACACCACCGTGCTGGCCGACCTCGACGTCAGCGTCGCCGAGTCCGACGGCGAACTGACCCTGGTGCTGCGCTACGCCGGCGAGGTACTGGACGACGTCACCGTGGAGGAACTGGGCGGGCGGTTGCTGCGGGTGGCCGCGGCGGCGGTGGCGGACCAGGACGCCCCGATCAGCGCCCTGACCGTCCTGTCGGACGGGGAACGCGCGAGCCTGGCCGAGCTCACCGTGGGCCGCGGCCCCCGGCCCGAGCCGTCGCGCACCATGGCCGACTGCTTCGCGGACGCCTGCGCCGCCCACCCCGACGAACCGGCGGTGGTCTCGGCGGGGCGCACGGTCACCTACTCCCAGCTCGGTGCGGAGGTCTCGGTGGCCGCGGCCCGGCTGGCCGGCGCCGCCGGTTCCGGCGCGGGGGCCCCGGTCGGCGTGCTGCTCCCGCCCGAGCCGCGGTTCGTCACCGCTGTGCTGGCCGCCCTCACCGCCGGTTGCTGCGTCGTGCCGCTGCTGCCCGCCTTCCCGGAGGACCGGCTGCGGTTCGTCGCCTCGGACGCCGGGGTCGCCGCGGTCCTCACCGACCGCGCGCACGCGGCCCGCGCGGCCCGGCTGGCCCCGGGCCGCCCGGTGGTCGTGCTCGACGACCCGGCGCCGCCGCCTGCCGTGCGTGTCCAGGGCCCGCCGAGTGCCGACACCCCGGCCTACGTGGTCCACACCTCGGGCACCACCGGTACGCCGAAGGGCGTGCCGATCACCCACGCCAACGTGCTGCCGCTGCTGCTGTGGCAACGTGAGCGGTTCGGCCTCGGCCCCGGTGTCCGGCTCCCGCAGACGCTGTCGCTGAGCTTCGACTTCGGCCTTCAGGAGGTCTTCACCACGGTGCTGTTCGGCGCCGCCCTGCACTTCCCCGAGCAGGCCGAACGGCTGTCCGCCCCCGGCTACGCCCGGTTCGTCCGGCGGGAGCGACTGACCATCCTCTACCTGACGCCGTCCTTCGCCGCCGAACTGGCCGTGGCGGGCGTGGACATGCCCTCGGTGTGCACAGTGGTGCTGGGCGGCGAGATGCTGACCTACGAAGCGCTCCGGGCACTGACCGCGCTGGTGGCGCCGGACGCGGTCTTCGTCAACGGCTACGGGCCGACCGAGGCGAGCATCAACTGCTCGATGCGCTTCATCGGCGTGCAGGAGGCGGCCGCCGGCAGCGGCGTCGTGCCCGTGGGGCCCCCGACCGGCCGTTCGCGGGTCGGTGTCCTCGACCCCTGGGACGATCCGACCGTGCCGGGCGGCTTCGGCGAGGTCGTCATCGGCGGGCCGGGGGTGGCCGCGGGCTACCTCAACCGGCCCGGGACCGCGGGCCGGGCCTTCACCACCGGGCCGGACGGGCGGCGCCGGTACCGCACCGGCGACCTCGGCAGTCTGCGTCCGGACGGCGATCTGGTCCTGTTCGGCCGGTTGGACGATCAGGTGAAGATCCGCGGATTCCGGGTGGAGCCGGAAGAGGTGCGGGCCGTTCTGTTGCGGCACCCGGACGTCCTCGACGCCGTCGTGGTGGTCGAGGGCGACGGCAGCCGACGCCGGCTGGCCGCGGGCGTGGTGCCGGGGCCGGGCTTCGGCGTCGACGCGCTGCGCGCCTGGGCCGCCGGGCACCTGCCGGCGCACGAGGTGCCGACCCGCATCGTCCCGCTCGACGCGCTTCCGCGCACCGCGCACGGCAAACTCGACCGGGCCCGGCTGGACGAGAGCCTGGCGGCGGCCCGTCCGGCGCCGCCGGTCCGCGGAGAACCGCCGACCGGGGCCGTGGAGCGCCGGGTGGCGGAGGTCTGGCAGGAGGTCCTGGACATCCCGCGCGTCGGGTCCCACGACAACTTCTTCGACCTGGGCGGGCACTCGCTCCTGGTGGCGCCGCTGATCTCCCGCCTCGAAGAGGAACTGAACCTGCCGGGACTGCCGTTGATGCTCCTCTTCGAGTTCTCCACCGTCGCGGAACTGGCGGCTCATCTGGAGATCCTGCTCCACACCGGGCGTCCGGACGACACGGACCGCCCGGTGGTCACCGGCCGCACCCGGCGGCGCGGCGCCCAGCACATCCGGATCACCTTCGGCTGA
- a CDS encoding thioesterase II family protein: MTGAAGAGPRLSGSPWFPYAAEESDAKTRLFCLPYAGGGWAVFRDWQEQFGPEVHAVPVKLPGRAERLHEPAVARMDHLADLLAAELVPLLDRPYALFGISMGALLAFETAHRLVTRGLRAPHRLFVASCRAPREPFDTPPVHGLPDTALITVLDRLTATPPQLLANAELMRLVLPTFRADLACTETYVRPDRAPLPVPVTAVRGREDDTLTEAMVDGWRAETSAGFEQVELAGDHFLVHGDQRELTALVRRRLPRSGPGR, encoded by the coding sequence GTGACCGGGGCCGCCGGGGCCGGTCCGCGGCTGTCCGGCTCGCCCTGGTTCCCCTACGCCGCCGAGGAGAGCGACGCAAAGACCCGGCTGTTCTGCCTGCCGTACGCGGGGGGCGGCTGGGCCGTCTTCCGGGACTGGCAGGAGCAGTTCGGGCCGGAGGTCCACGCCGTGCCGGTGAAGCTGCCCGGCCGTGCGGAGCGCCTGCACGAGCCCGCGGTGGCCCGCATGGACCACCTCGCGGACCTGCTCGCGGCCGAGCTGGTCCCGCTGCTGGACCGGCCGTACGCGCTGTTCGGCATCAGCATGGGCGCGCTGCTGGCCTTCGAGACGGCCCACCGGCTGGTGACGCGCGGACTGCGCGCCCCGCACCGGCTGTTCGTCGCCTCCTGCCGCGCGCCTCGGGAACCGTTCGACACGCCGCCGGTCCACGGGCTGCCGGACACGGCACTGATCACGGTGCTGGACCGGCTGACGGCCACCCCGCCCCAGTTGCTGGCCAACGCCGAGCTGATGCGGTTGGTCCTCCCCACCTTCCGGGCGGATCTGGCGTGCACCGAGACCTACGTGCGCCCCGACCGCGCGCCGCTGCCGGTCCCGGTGACGGCCGTCCGGGGGCGGGAGGACGACACGCTGACCGAGGCCATGGTCGACGGCTGGCGCGCCGAGACCTCCGCCGGTTTCGAGCAGGTGGAACTGGCCGGCGACCACTTCCTGGTCCACGGCGACCAGCGCGAACTGACCGCGCTGGTACGCCGGCGGCTGCCCCGGAGCGGCCCGGGACGGTAG